The proteins below come from a single Cololabis saira isolate AMF1-May2022 chromosome 2, fColSai1.1, whole genome shotgun sequence genomic window:
- the myef2 gene encoding myelin expression factor 2, translating to MADAVVSDEEPRQEECGESIKSETDDTSQETPNGVKTDSDESKPSTEKHDGKDKSPGNRRGNRFHPYKDKHVGEKKSAQRNRVFISNIPYDMKWQAIKDLMREKVGEVTYVELFKDAEGKSRGCGVVEFKDDEFVKKAVSTMNKFDLSGRPLNIKEDPDGENARRALQRMGGGQQGVRGQDMGPGGMNVPPSIANNPNLPPDVIHALQAGRLGTTVFVANLDFKVGWKKLKEVFGMAGVVKRADVKEDKDGKSRGMGTVTFEQSLEAVQAISMFNGQMLFERQMHVKMDEKSLPLDDFRQVEKTPQLPRGLGGIGMGLGPGGQPINANRLSGGGGGGGGGGGGAMGSMGVDVSGFGGMNRLGGGMGGGGGGFGGMESMGGVGGFGGRDMTPVGRMGDMYRSGMGGMDRDFGHNDMQMNRGFGDSFGGMGGFGGAMSSGGMGHMGTGIGGGMGNMSMGSNFDRLGMSGMDMNRGFGGFGGGGHMGDRGSAKGGCQIFVRNLSYDLTWQKLKEKFSQCGPVMYAEVKMENGKSKGCGTVRFDSPETAEKACRMMNGTKINGREVDVRIDRIA from the exons GGACAGTGATGAAAGTAAGCCCAGTACAGAAAAACATGATGGCAAGGATAAGTCCCCTGGGAACAGAAGAGGAAACCGCTTCCATCCCTACAAAGACAAACATGTTGGAGAAAAGAAGAGTGCTCAGAGGAACCGAGTGTTCATCAGTAACATCCCCTATGACATGAAGTGGCAGGCAATTAAAGATCTAATGCGAGAGAAAG TTGGTGAGGTTACATACGTGGAGCTCTTTAAGGATGCTGAAGGAAAGTCAAGG GGCTGTGG TGTGGTGGAGTTCAAAGATGATGAATTTGTGAAGAAGGCAGTATCAACTATGAATAAATTTGACCTGAGCGGAAGACCACTCAACATCAAGGAG GACCCCGATGGGGAAAATGCTCGCCGTGCGCTTCAGCGCATGGGAGGAGGTCAGCAGGGTGTCCGAGGGCAGGACATGGGGCCGGGTGGGATGAACGTCCCACCTTCCATTGCCAACAACCCTAACCTCCCACCAGATGTCATACATGCATTGCAAGCCGGGCGACTGGGCACCACAGTGTTTGTGGCTAAT CTGGATTTTAAAGTGGGGTGGAAGAAATTGAAGGAGGTGTTTGGTATGGCAGGTGTGGTGAAACGAGCAGATGTAAAGGAGGACAAAGATGGCAAGAGCCGTGGGATGGGAACTGTAACTTTTGAACAGTCACTGGAGGCTGTGCAGGCTATTT CCATGTTCAATGGACAGATGCTCTTTGAGAGACAGATGCATGTTAAAATG GATGAAAAGTCTCTTCCCCTTGATGATTTCCGCCAAGTAGAAAAAACCCCCCAGTTACCAC GAGGGCTGGGTGGTATTGGCATGGGTCTGGGACCAGGAGGGCAGCCGATAAATGCAAACCGTTtgagtggaggaggaggaggaggaggtggaggaggagggggagcaatGGGCTCTATGG GTGTGGATGTTTCAGGTTTTGGTGGAATGAACAGACTTGGAGGAG gaatGGGTGGTGGTGGCGGCGGCTTTGGAGGCATGGAAAGCATGGGTGGTGTAGGTGGATTTGGAGGCAGAGACATGACACCAGTTGGTAGAATGGGAG ATATGTATCGTTCAGGAATGGGTGGAATGGATCGGGACTTTGGCCACAATGACATGCAAATGAACCGAGGATTTGGGGATTCTTTTGGAGGAATGG GAGGTTTTGGAGGCGCCATGAGCAGTGGTGGCATGGGACACATGGGGACTGGAATAG GTGGTGGAATGGGCAATATGTCGATGGGCTCCAACTTTGATCGTTTAGGCATGTCAGGGATGGACATGAACCGTGGCTTTGGTGGCTTTGGTGGTGGAGGCCACATGGGTGACAGAGGATCTGCCAAAGGAGGCTGTCAGatatttgtgagaaat CTCTCCTATGATCTCACATGGCAGAAACTGAAAGAAAAATTCAGTCAGTGTg GCCCGGTGATGTACGCAGAGGTCAAGATGGAGAATGGAAAGTCAAAGGGATGTGGAACCGTGAGATTTGATTCTCCAGAGACGGCTGAGAAGGCCTGCAGGATGATGAATGGAACCAAGATCAATGGCAGAGAGGTGGATGTCCGCATCGATCGCATCGCCTAG